One window from the genome of Streptococcus halotolerans encodes:
- a CDS encoding NCS2 family permease produces the protein MEKFFNLKENGTTVRTEIMAGLTTFFAMSYILFVNPSLLGAAGMPTQAVFLATIISAVISTLIMGLFANVPYALAPGMGLNAFFTYTVVFGLGFTWQEALAMVFICGLFNIFITVTKVRKSIIKAIPVSLQHAIGGGIGVFVAYLGFKNANIITFSTSAKDIISLNGSSPASADLSKGVTSVLAGGGVVPAISTFTDPAVILAIIGLFITAVLVIKNVRGAILIGIVTTTLIGIPMGVVDLSTISFSNNIGSAFGELGITFFAAFGGMKSLFNDSTRLPLVLMTIFAFSLSDTFDTLGTFIGTGRRTGIFSAEDEASLENSSGFSSKMDRALFADAIGTSIGALFGTSNTTTYVESAAGIAEGGRTGLTAVATACGFLVSVFLLPIIGVVPAAATAPALIIVGVMMVSSFLDVDWSNFEDALPAFFAAFFMALCYSISYGIAAAFIFYCLVKVVKGKAKDIHPILWGATALFILNFVILAIL, from the coding sequence ATGGAAAAATTTTTCAACTTAAAAGAAAACGGTACGACAGTCCGTACTGAAATTATGGCTGGCTTAACAACTTTCTTTGCTATGAGCTACATTCTCTTTGTCAATCCAAGCCTTTTGGGTGCTGCTGGAATGCCAACCCAAGCTGTTTTCTTAGCTACCATTATCTCAGCTGTTATTTCAACCTTAATCATGGGACTTTTCGCCAATGTTCCCTATGCACTGGCTCCTGGGATGGGATTAAATGCCTTTTTTACCTATACAGTTGTTTTTGGGCTAGGATTTACTTGGCAGGAAGCTTTAGCAATGGTTTTTATTTGTGGTTTGTTTAACATTTTTATCACTGTGACCAAAGTTCGTAAGAGCATTATTAAGGCTATCCCTGTGAGTCTTCAACATGCCATTGGTGGTGGTATCGGTGTTTTTGTTGCTTATCTTGGTTTCAAAAACGCTAATATCATTACTTTTTCTACCTCGGCTAAAGATATCATTAGTCTTAATGGATCATCTCCAGCATCAGCTGATTTATCTAAGGGGGTGACTTCAGTCCTAGCAGGTGGGGGCGTTGTACCTGCCATATCAACGTTTACTGATCCAGCTGTTATTCTTGCTATTATTGGGCTTTTTATAACAGCAGTTCTTGTGATTAAAAATGTTCGTGGTGCTATTTTAATTGGTATTGTGACAACAACACTTATCGGTATTCCCATGGGTGTCGTTGACCTCTCTACAATAAGTTTTTCAAATAATATTGGTTCAGCCTTTGGTGAATTGGGAATAACATTTTTTGCAGCCTTTGGAGGTATGAAATCACTATTCAATGATTCAACCCGTCTCCCACTGGTTTTAATGACCATTTTTGCCTTTTCGCTCTCAGATACTTTTGACACACTTGGCACGTTTATCGGTACAGGTCGTCGTACAGGTATTTTCTCTGCAGAAGATGAAGCCTCTCTTGAAAATTCGTCAGGATTCTCTTCGAAAATGGATCGTGCTCTTTTCGCGGATGCTATTGGAACTTCAATTGGTGCTCTCTTTGGTACTTCTAATACAACAACCTATGTTGAATCAGCAGCAGGTATTGCTGAAGGTGGACGGACAGGTTTGACAGCTGTCGCAACAGCTTGTGGATTTTTAGTGTCAGTCTTTCTATTGCCAATTATTGGAGTTGTACCTGCAGCAGCGACAGCACCGGCGCTTATCATTGTTGGTGTTATGATGGTATCATCATTTCTTGATGTCGATTGGAGTAATTTCGAAGATGCGCTACCAGCTTTCTTTGCCGCCTTCTTTATGGCACTATGTTACTCTATTTCATATGGAATCGCTGCCGCCTTTATTTTCTATTGCTTAGTTAAAGTGGTTAAAGGGAAAGCTAAAGACATTCACCCCATTCTTTGGGGGGCAACAGCTCTCTTTATTCTCAATTTTGTTATCTTAGCGATTCTCTAA